One Takifugu rubripes chromosome 2, fTakRub1.2, whole genome shotgun sequence genomic region harbors:
- the LOC101079877 gene encoding ninein isoform X3 gives MNVLRRHAEAFVGRVLSCGMDDCQEQGNYEERLKEVFDSFDASGAGSLSPEELCELCQSLHLDDATPVLQALLQNQDQLDARVEFEQFKDALILVLSSNVEPQPSEEETLSKPDSPEIQPKFVKGSKRYGRRSTPEFIEPISDHSEVRNTNLEEEEVAEDNYDSAVPRKRERWNSNESSTEEYEAEGQLRLWNPDEPSTPRGSNAAPSTSLEERLREACSQLMISWDGFADHDELLVLSEHLGLKLNSDLLQSLSGNGVMSVEEFVSRVLNSNKTQIPPASTPYRQLKRHHSTQPFDEGGRRIAPPSALTSTIGMRLFSTLDDGTGFTPVEYILDAWLDEGIANSAEILQALNFDLDGKLSLSDLTTALENELLITKNGIHQAAVASFKAEIRYLLEQVDREMKEKEKILSDLEKAEKLKNQLATEVDEHHSAIEHKNNLNLRKLEQDHKEKLSAVRSELMKEMDQLKQQAGLQREELEAEIQKIREDESFLRDHLSISVKDNRRLEIELLDSTEKLMEAESQVAKLQRSLDNIMKERFGDLDPSSADFFLQEERMKQLGAGYEAQYREMQDRIDELQAELRDFHSLGRVQQPIGQPLSEELESKSPGMESDPGIGSEEVQPFSLEAEMMLEQLKEQHLREMEDLRNQLQSKINDFDMMVEKHGLIHEDQKAALSLQYQQELQAMKVELASTQSHIEKLQSQLEQAELENATLQRAQAEDREVLENKREEEVRSLRQQLTEAHSYAEDLKEQLTTLSTQLVERGENHANQIEDLRKRHADEIKKLEQEHVELSEARLDEERAKIQEEKAEMEKLLDDFRREREVMQESHEDQLNVRSEEAKLRFEHERDEIVERLTEQWQKERARLDEEHSESLQVLLEEEMLKLIKEHEDKENKLREQWEHNVAELQEHQEETFLQRLLQERLQLQEQFEQREKRQKEQWEMERLQLEEDYEGMLQEKLSEEREKFQSEAEEQEKRQEFLMAQVMTRHREAIKELTSKHGEERDALSSMLEKLRDDIAKERSEAGRLAEENHLLRQKITELKEEDLKEAQQELLHKLEHLNKMKVVAQGEAEAFSKQVSRMHLQSQQLEDKNRMLSEKEARNAAEMETLRRQLAELVERPQREASPEEDRRELAACVSALETELRKALEDTERMENRNTQLSQQLSVLREKAYKADAMEIQLSQLVVERDRVSEESRGLQNQLHKAKDRVVKIEESLEDVTHQNGCLRSELLDVQRERDFLKHDITVLRKQLQNVNEKNRVLEKALYSGGLLSQGKKRHRDEVFRLVEQDQQLLRQENERLQMEVRRAREDLLQSRETVRQLDATVLSLSQSPAAKALEQENAALKRELAAQKELSSSCAGGQGHVRLESLQQENEALKAQMSRLSTHLIDTLQAQLVGLLPPSPLRMPRVQNPGDDAENAQRVHPCPQEERMRRMEGTEERMRRMKGMEERMKEVELSLRNLKLLLREKDAQLKEQRQQQGKAEVLIGDLYVENAQLLKALEITEQRQKITEKKNYLLEEKISSLNKMVCDLKPSPLSPLRYQYKCSEASIDGTAPPSPKCHCLLTEKSVLNI, from the exons ATGAACGTGTTGAGAAGACATGCTGAGGCCTTTGTT GGCAGGGTGCTGTCCTGTGGGATGGATGACTGCCAGGAGCAGGGCAACTACGAGGAGCGCCTAAAAGAAGTCTTTGACAGCTTTGATGCCAGCGGCGCTGGTTCTCTGTCACCAGAGGAGCTCTGTGAGCTCTGCCAGTCCCTCCATCTGGATGATGCCACACCGGTTCTCCAGGCACTGCTGCAGAACCAGGATCAGCTCGACGCCAGG gtgGAGTTTGAGCAGTTCAAGGATGCGTTGATTCTTGTGTTGTCATCAAATGTCGAGCCGCAACCAAGTGAAGAGGAGACGTTGTCGAAACCAG ATTCTCCTGAGATCCAACCAAAGTTTGTGAAGGGCAGCAAACGCTACGGCCGCCGTTCCACACCAGAGTTCATTGAGCCTATTTCCGACCATTCTGAAGTTAGAAACACTAatctggaagaagaggaggtcgCTGAGGACAACTATGATTCAGCCGTTCCCAGAAAGCGTGAG CGCTGGAATAGTAATGAAAGCAGCACGGAGGAATATGAAGCAGAAG GTCAGCTGCGTCTGTGGAACCCCGATGAGCCGAGCACGCCTCGAGGATCCAACGCTGCGCCATCCACCTCTCTGGAGGAGAGGCTGCGGGAGGCTTGCAGCCAGCTGATGATTTCCTGGGATGGATTTGCGGATCACGACGAGCTGCTGGTCCTCTCTGAACACCTGGGCCTGAAG TTAAACTCGGATTTGCTCCAGAGTCTATCAGGGAACGGAGTCATGAGTGTGGAGGAGTTTGTTTCCAGAGTTTTAAATAGCAACAAGACGCAGATTCCACCTGCCTCCACCCCGTACAGGCAGCTTAAGCGACACCATTCCACCCAG CCATTCGATGAAGGAGGCCGCAGGATAGCCCCCCCATCTGCTCTCACCAGCACCATAGGCATGCGCCTGTTCTCCACCCTGGATGACGGGACTGGTTTCACTCCAGTGGAGTATATCCTGGATGCCTGGCTAGACGAGGGGATCGCGAACAGCGCTGAGATCCTGCAG GCTTTAAATTTTGATCTGGATGGAAAACTGAGTCTGAGCGACCTCACTACGGCCCTGGAGAATGAACTTCTGATTACCAAGAATGGGATCCACCAAGCGGCAGTTGCAAGCTTCAAAGCTGAAATCAGATATCTCCT AGAACAAGTGGAcagagagatgaaagagaaagagaaaatccTTTCTGACCTGGAAAAAGCCGAGAAACTAAAAAATCAGCTCGCTACCGAAGTGGATGAGCACCACTCTGCAATTGAGCACAAGAACAACCTCAATCTCAG GAAGCTTGAGCAGGACCACAAGGAGAAGCTGTCAGCAGTGAGAtcggagctgatgaaggagatggACCAGCTCAAGCAGCAGGCGGGCCTGCAGCGCGAGGAGCTGGAAGCCGAGATCCAGAAAATCAGGGAGGATGAGTCTTTCCTCAGAGACCACCTCTCCATCTCGGTGAAG GATAACAGACGTCTTGAAATAGAGCTGCTGGACAGCACTGAAAAACTGATGGAAGCTGAAAGTCAAGTAGCAAAACTGCAGAGGAGTTTGGACAACATCATGAAAGAACGG TTTGGAGACTTGGACCCCAGCAGTGCAGATTTCTTTCTCCAAGAGGAGCGAATGAAACAACTTGGTGCCGGCTACGAAGCTCAGTACAGG GAGATGCAGGATCGAATTGATGAGCTGCAGGCAGAACTGCGGGACTTCCACAGTCTTGGGCGGGTCCAGCAACCCATCGGACAGCCTCTCTCTGAAGAGCTCGAGAGTAAGAGCCCGGGCATGGAGTCCGATCCAG GTATTGGATCGGAGGAAGTTCAGCCGTTCAGCCTCGAAGCAGAGATGAtgttggagcagctgaaggaacAACACCTTCGGGAAATGGAGGATTTGCGGAACCAGCTGCAAAGCAAG ATCAATGATTTTGACATGATGGTGGAAAAGCACGGTCTGATCCATGAAGACCAGAAGGCTGCTTTATCCCTCCAGtaccagcaggagctccaggcgATGAAGGTGGAGCTGGCCTCCACCCAGAGCCACATAGAGAAGCTCCAGAGCCAGCTAGAGCAGGCAGAGTTGGAGAACGCTACTCTGCAGAGGGCGCAGGCCGAGGACAGAGAAGTACTGGAAAACAAacgggaggaggaagtgaggagTCTGAGACAGCAGCTGACCGAGGCCCACTCCTATGCTGAAGACCTGAAGGAGCAGCTAACCACCCTGAGCACCCAGCTGGTAGAGAGGGGTGAGAATCACGCCAATCAGATAGAAGATCTGAGAAAACGGCACGCAGATGAGATTAAAAAACTGGAGCAGGAACATGTGGAGCTCTCTGAAGCCAGACTGGATGAGGAAAGGGCAAAAATACAGGAAGAGAAGGCTGAGATGGAGAAGCTTTTGGATGACTTcagaagggagagggaggtgatGCAGGAGAGCCATGAGGACCAACTAAATGTGAGATCAGAGGAGGCAAAGTTGAGGTTTGAGCACGAGCGTGATGAGATCGTGGAAAGGCTGACGGAGCAGTGGCAGAAAGAGAGGGCTCGGCTCGACGAGGAGCACAGCGAGTCTCtacaggtgctgctggaggaggagatgctgaagcTCATCAAAGAACATGAAGATAAGGAGAACAAACTTAGGGAGCAGTGGGAGCACAATGTGGCTGAGCTTCAGGAGCACCAAGAGGAGACTTTCCTCCAGAGGCTACTGCAGgaaaggctgcagctgcaggagcagtttgagcagagggagaaaaggcAGAAGGAGCAGTGGGAGatggagaggctgcagctggaggaggattaTGAAGGGATGCTCCAGGAGAAGCTGAGTGAGGAGCGGGAGAAGTTTCAGTCGGAAgcagaggaacaggagaagaGGCAGGAATTCTTGATGGCACAGGTGATGACTCGTCACCGAGAAGCCATTAAGGAGCTGACCAGCAAACACGGCGAGGAGAGGGACGCGCTGAGCAGCATGCTGGAGAAACTGCGAGACGACATCGCCAAAGAAAG ATCTGAAGCCGGCCGGCTCGCTGAAGAAAACCACCTCCTCCGACAAAAGATCACTGAACTGAAGGAGGAGGACCTAAAGGAAGCCCAGCAAGAGTTACT ACACAAGTTGGAGCATCTGAACAAAATGAAGGTGGTGGCTCAAGGGGAAGCAGAAGCTTTCAGTAAGCAG GTTTCCCGGATGCATCTGCAGAGCCAGCAGCTGGAAGATAAGAACCGGATGCTGTCAGAGAAAGAGGCCCGGAACGCCGCTGAGATGGAGACACTTCGGCGGCAGCTGGCGGAGCTGGTGGAGCGTCCCCAGAGGGAGGCGTCCCCGGAGGAAGACAGACGAGAG ctggcagcgtgtgtgtctgctttgGAGACAGAGCTGAGAAAAGCTCTGGAGGACACGGAACGCATGGAGAACAGGAACACCCAGCTGTCCCAGCAGctctctgtcctcagagagaag GCCTACAAAGCCGATGCCATGGAGATTCAGCTCAGCCAGCTGGTGGTGGAGAGGGACAGAGTGAGTGAGGAGTCCCGGGGcctccagaaccagctgcacAAAGCCAAAGACAGG GTGGTGAAAATAGAAGAAAGTCTTGAGGATGTGACCCACCAAAATGGCTGCCTGAGGTCAGAGCTGCTTGATGTGCAGCGTGAGAGGGATTTCCTCAAACACGACATCACAGTTCTGAGAAAGCAGCTGCAGAACGTCAACGAAAAG AACCGCGTGCTGGAGAAGGCCTTGTACTCCGGCGGCCTGCTGAGTCAGGGCAAGAAGCGGCACAGGGATGAGGTGTTTCGGCTGGTGGAGCAggatcagcagctgctgcggcAGGAGAACGAGCGGCTCCAGATGGAGGTGCGCCGCGCCAGGGAAGACCTCCTCCAGTCCCGAGAAACG GTGCGTCAGCTGGACGCGACCGTCCTGTCCTTGAGCCAGTCTCCGGCGGCGAAGGCGCTGGAGCAGGAGAACGCCGCTCTGAAGCGGGAGCTCGCGGCACAGAAGGAACTCTCCAGC AGCTGCGCAGGAGGACAAGGACACGTGCGGCTGGAGAGCCTCCAGCAGGAGAACGAAGCACTCAAGGCGCAGATGTCTCGACTGTCCACGCATCTAATAGAT ACGCTGCAGGCTCAGCTCGTGGGACTGTTGCCCCCGTCGCCTCTCAGGATGCCGAGGGTGCAGAACCCCGGGGACGACGCAGAAAACGCCCAG CGTGTTCATCCCTGTCctcaggag gagaggatgaggaggatggagggtacggaggagaggatgaggaggatgaagggtatggaggagaggatgaaggaaGTGGAGCTGTCGCTGCGCAACCTCAAGCTGCTGCTCCGAGAGAAGGACGCTCAGCTGAAGGAACAG cggcagcagcaggggaAAGCGGAGGTGCTGATCGGTGACCTGTATGTGGAGAACGCCCagctgctgaaggctctggagaTCACCGAGCAGCGACAGAAGatcacagagaagaagaactACCTCCTGGAAGAGAAGATCTCCAGTCTGAACAAGATGGTGTGTGACCTGAAGCCCTCCCCACTGTCCCCACTGCGTTACCAGTATAAATGCTCAGAGGCCAGCATTGATGGGACAGCACCTCCAAGCCCTAAATGCCACTGTTTACTCACTgaaaaatcagttttaaacATCTGA
- the LOC101079877 gene encoding ninein isoform X1 yields MNVLRRHAEAFVGRVLSCGMDDCQEQGNYEERLKEVFDSFDASGAGSLSPEELCELCQSLHLDDATPVLQALLQNQDQLDARVEFEQFKDALILVLSSNVEPQPSEEETLSKPDSPEIQPKFVKGSKRYGRRSTPEFIEPISDHSEVRNTNLEEEEVAEDNYDSAVPRKRERWNSNESSTEEYEAEGQLRLWNPDEPSTPRGSNAAPSTSLEERLREACSQLMISWDGFADHDELLVLSEHLGLKLNSDLLQSLSGNGVMSVEEFVSRVLNSNKTQIPPASTPYRQLKRHHSTQPFDEGGRRIAPPSALTSTIGMRLFSTLDDGTGFTPVEYILDAWLDEGIANSAEILQALNFDLDGKLSLSDLTTALENELLITKNGIHQAAVASFKAEIRYLLEQVDREMKEKEKILSDLEKAEKLKNQLATEVDEHHSAIEHKNNLNLRKLEQDHKEKLSAVRSELMKEMDQLKQQAGLQREELEAEIQKIREDESFLRDHLSISVKDNRRLEIELLDSTEKLMEAESQVAKLQRSLDNIMKERFGDLDPSSADFFLQEERMKQLGAGYEAQYREMQDRIDELQAELRDFHSLGRVQQPIGQPLSEELESKSPGMESDPGIGSEEVQPFSLEAEMMLEQLKEQHLREMEDLRNQLQSKINDFDMMVEKHGLIHEDQKAALSLQYQQELQAMKVELASTQSHIEKLQSQLEQAELENATLQRAQAEDREVLENKREEEVRSLRQQLTEAHSYAEDLKEQLTTLSTQLVERGENHANQIEDLRKRHADEIKKLEQEHVELSEARLDEERAKIQEEKAEMEKLLDDFRREREVMQESHEDQLNVRSEEAKLRFEHERDEIVERLTEQWQKERARLDEEHSESLQVLLEEEMLKLIKEHEDKENKLREQWEHNVAELQEHQEETFLQRLLQERLQLQEQFEQREKRQKEQWEMERLQLEEDYEGMLQEKLSEEREKFQSEAEEQEKRQEFLMAQVMTRHREAIKELTSKHGEERDALSSMLEKLRDDIAKERSEAGRLAEENHLLRQKITELKEEDLKEAQQELLHKLEHLNKMKVVAQGEAEAFSKQVSRMHLQSQQLEDKNRMLSEKEARNAAEMETLRRQLAELVERPQREASPEEDRRELAACVSALETELRKALEDTERMENRNTQLSQQLSVLREKAYKADAMEIQLSQLVVERDRVSEESRGLQNQLHKAKDRVVKIEESLEDVTHQNGCLRSELLDVQRERDFLKHDITVLRKQLQNVNEKNRVLEKALYSGGLLSQGKKRHRDEVFRLVEQDQQLLRQENERLQMEVRRAREDLLQSRETVRQLDATVLSLSQSPAAKALEQENAALKRELAAQKELSSSCAGGQGHVRLESLQQENEALKAQMSRLSTHLIDTLQAQLVGLLPPSPLRMPRVQNPGDDAENAQRVHPCPQEERMRRMKGTEERMRRMEGTEERMRRMKGMEERMKEVELSLRNLKLLLREKDAQLKEQRQQQGKAEVLIGDLYVENAQLLKALEITEQRQKITEKKNYLLEEKISSLNKMVCDLKPSPLSPLRYQYKCSEASIDGTAPPSPKCHCLLTEKSVLNI; encoded by the exons ATGAACGTGTTGAGAAGACATGCTGAGGCCTTTGTT GGCAGGGTGCTGTCCTGTGGGATGGATGACTGCCAGGAGCAGGGCAACTACGAGGAGCGCCTAAAAGAAGTCTTTGACAGCTTTGATGCCAGCGGCGCTGGTTCTCTGTCACCAGAGGAGCTCTGTGAGCTCTGCCAGTCCCTCCATCTGGATGATGCCACACCGGTTCTCCAGGCACTGCTGCAGAACCAGGATCAGCTCGACGCCAGG gtgGAGTTTGAGCAGTTCAAGGATGCGTTGATTCTTGTGTTGTCATCAAATGTCGAGCCGCAACCAAGTGAAGAGGAGACGTTGTCGAAACCAG ATTCTCCTGAGATCCAACCAAAGTTTGTGAAGGGCAGCAAACGCTACGGCCGCCGTTCCACACCAGAGTTCATTGAGCCTATTTCCGACCATTCTGAAGTTAGAAACACTAatctggaagaagaggaggtcgCTGAGGACAACTATGATTCAGCCGTTCCCAGAAAGCGTGAG CGCTGGAATAGTAATGAAAGCAGCACGGAGGAATATGAAGCAGAAG GTCAGCTGCGTCTGTGGAACCCCGATGAGCCGAGCACGCCTCGAGGATCCAACGCTGCGCCATCCACCTCTCTGGAGGAGAGGCTGCGGGAGGCTTGCAGCCAGCTGATGATTTCCTGGGATGGATTTGCGGATCACGACGAGCTGCTGGTCCTCTCTGAACACCTGGGCCTGAAG TTAAACTCGGATTTGCTCCAGAGTCTATCAGGGAACGGAGTCATGAGTGTGGAGGAGTTTGTTTCCAGAGTTTTAAATAGCAACAAGACGCAGATTCCACCTGCCTCCACCCCGTACAGGCAGCTTAAGCGACACCATTCCACCCAG CCATTCGATGAAGGAGGCCGCAGGATAGCCCCCCCATCTGCTCTCACCAGCACCATAGGCATGCGCCTGTTCTCCACCCTGGATGACGGGACTGGTTTCACTCCAGTGGAGTATATCCTGGATGCCTGGCTAGACGAGGGGATCGCGAACAGCGCTGAGATCCTGCAG GCTTTAAATTTTGATCTGGATGGAAAACTGAGTCTGAGCGACCTCACTACGGCCCTGGAGAATGAACTTCTGATTACCAAGAATGGGATCCACCAAGCGGCAGTTGCAAGCTTCAAAGCTGAAATCAGATATCTCCT AGAACAAGTGGAcagagagatgaaagagaaagagaaaatccTTTCTGACCTGGAAAAAGCCGAGAAACTAAAAAATCAGCTCGCTACCGAAGTGGATGAGCACCACTCTGCAATTGAGCACAAGAACAACCTCAATCTCAG GAAGCTTGAGCAGGACCACAAGGAGAAGCTGTCAGCAGTGAGAtcggagctgatgaaggagatggACCAGCTCAAGCAGCAGGCGGGCCTGCAGCGCGAGGAGCTGGAAGCCGAGATCCAGAAAATCAGGGAGGATGAGTCTTTCCTCAGAGACCACCTCTCCATCTCGGTGAAG GATAACAGACGTCTTGAAATAGAGCTGCTGGACAGCACTGAAAAACTGATGGAAGCTGAAAGTCAAGTAGCAAAACTGCAGAGGAGTTTGGACAACATCATGAAAGAACGG TTTGGAGACTTGGACCCCAGCAGTGCAGATTTCTTTCTCCAAGAGGAGCGAATGAAACAACTTGGTGCCGGCTACGAAGCTCAGTACAGG GAGATGCAGGATCGAATTGATGAGCTGCAGGCAGAACTGCGGGACTTCCACAGTCTTGGGCGGGTCCAGCAACCCATCGGACAGCCTCTCTCTGAAGAGCTCGAGAGTAAGAGCCCGGGCATGGAGTCCGATCCAG GTATTGGATCGGAGGAAGTTCAGCCGTTCAGCCTCGAAGCAGAGATGAtgttggagcagctgaaggaacAACACCTTCGGGAAATGGAGGATTTGCGGAACCAGCTGCAAAGCAAG ATCAATGATTTTGACATGATGGTGGAAAAGCACGGTCTGATCCATGAAGACCAGAAGGCTGCTTTATCCCTCCAGtaccagcaggagctccaggcgATGAAGGTGGAGCTGGCCTCCACCCAGAGCCACATAGAGAAGCTCCAGAGCCAGCTAGAGCAGGCAGAGTTGGAGAACGCTACTCTGCAGAGGGCGCAGGCCGAGGACAGAGAAGTACTGGAAAACAAacgggaggaggaagtgaggagTCTGAGACAGCAGCTGACCGAGGCCCACTCCTATGCTGAAGACCTGAAGGAGCAGCTAACCACCCTGAGCACCCAGCTGGTAGAGAGGGGTGAGAATCACGCCAATCAGATAGAAGATCTGAGAAAACGGCACGCAGATGAGATTAAAAAACTGGAGCAGGAACATGTGGAGCTCTCTGAAGCCAGACTGGATGAGGAAAGGGCAAAAATACAGGAAGAGAAGGCTGAGATGGAGAAGCTTTTGGATGACTTcagaagggagagggaggtgatGCAGGAGAGCCATGAGGACCAACTAAATGTGAGATCAGAGGAGGCAAAGTTGAGGTTTGAGCACGAGCGTGATGAGATCGTGGAAAGGCTGACGGAGCAGTGGCAGAAAGAGAGGGCTCGGCTCGACGAGGAGCACAGCGAGTCTCtacaggtgctgctggaggaggagatgctgaagcTCATCAAAGAACATGAAGATAAGGAGAACAAACTTAGGGAGCAGTGGGAGCACAATGTGGCTGAGCTTCAGGAGCACCAAGAGGAGACTTTCCTCCAGAGGCTACTGCAGgaaaggctgcagctgcaggagcagtttgagcagagggagaaaaggcAGAAGGAGCAGTGGGAGatggagaggctgcagctggaggaggattaTGAAGGGATGCTCCAGGAGAAGCTGAGTGAGGAGCGGGAGAAGTTTCAGTCGGAAgcagaggaacaggagaagaGGCAGGAATTCTTGATGGCACAGGTGATGACTCGTCACCGAGAAGCCATTAAGGAGCTGACCAGCAAACACGGCGAGGAGAGGGACGCGCTGAGCAGCATGCTGGAGAAACTGCGAGACGACATCGCCAAAGAAAG ATCTGAAGCCGGCCGGCTCGCTGAAGAAAACCACCTCCTCCGACAAAAGATCACTGAACTGAAGGAGGAGGACCTAAAGGAAGCCCAGCAAGAGTTACT ACACAAGTTGGAGCATCTGAACAAAATGAAGGTGGTGGCTCAAGGGGAAGCAGAAGCTTTCAGTAAGCAG GTTTCCCGGATGCATCTGCAGAGCCAGCAGCTGGAAGATAAGAACCGGATGCTGTCAGAGAAAGAGGCCCGGAACGCCGCTGAGATGGAGACACTTCGGCGGCAGCTGGCGGAGCTGGTGGAGCGTCCCCAGAGGGAGGCGTCCCCGGAGGAAGACAGACGAGAG ctggcagcgtgtgtgtctgctttgGAGACAGAGCTGAGAAAAGCTCTGGAGGACACGGAACGCATGGAGAACAGGAACACCCAGCTGTCCCAGCAGctctctgtcctcagagagaag GCCTACAAAGCCGATGCCATGGAGATTCAGCTCAGCCAGCTGGTGGTGGAGAGGGACAGAGTGAGTGAGGAGTCCCGGGGcctccagaaccagctgcacAAAGCCAAAGACAGG GTGGTGAAAATAGAAGAAAGTCTTGAGGATGTGACCCACCAAAATGGCTGCCTGAGGTCAGAGCTGCTTGATGTGCAGCGTGAGAGGGATTTCCTCAAACACGACATCACAGTTCTGAGAAAGCAGCTGCAGAACGTCAACGAAAAG AACCGCGTGCTGGAGAAGGCCTTGTACTCCGGCGGCCTGCTGAGTCAGGGCAAGAAGCGGCACAGGGATGAGGTGTTTCGGCTGGTGGAGCAggatcagcagctgctgcggcAGGAGAACGAGCGGCTCCAGATGGAGGTGCGCCGCGCCAGGGAAGACCTCCTCCAGTCCCGAGAAACG GTGCGTCAGCTGGACGCGACCGTCCTGTCCTTGAGCCAGTCTCCGGCGGCGAAGGCGCTGGAGCAGGAGAACGCCGCTCTGAAGCGGGAGCTCGCGGCACAGAAGGAACTCTCCAGC AGCTGCGCAGGAGGACAAGGACACGTGCGGCTGGAGAGCCTCCAGCAGGAGAACGAAGCACTCAAGGCGCAGATGTCTCGACTGTCCACGCATCTAATAGAT ACGCTGCAGGCTCAGCTCGTGGGACTGTTGCCCCCGTCGCCTCTCAGGATGCCGAGGGTGCAGAACCCCGGGGACGACGCAGAAAACGCCCAG CGTGTTCATCCCTGTCctcaggaggagaggatgaggaggatgaagggtacggaggagaggatgaggaggatggagggtacggaggagaggatgaggaggatgaagggtatggaggagaggatgaaggaaGTGGAGCTGTCGCTGCGCAACCTCAAGCTGCTGCTCCGAGAGAAGGACGCTCAGCTGAAGGAACAG cggcagcagcaggggaAAGCGGAGGTGCTGATCGGTGACCTGTATGTGGAGAACGCCCagctgctgaaggctctggagaTCACCGAGCAGCGACAGAAGatcacagagaagaagaactACCTCCTGGAAGAGAAGATCTCCAGTCTGAACAAGATGGTGTGTGACCTGAAGCCCTCCCCACTGTCCCCACTGCGTTACCAGTATAAATGCTCAGAGGCCAGCATTGATGGGACAGCACCTCCAAGCCCTAAATGCCACTGTTTACTCACTgaaaaatcagttttaaacATCTGA